A stretch of Argiope bruennichi chromosome 10, qqArgBrue1.1, whole genome shotgun sequence DNA encodes these proteins:
- the LOC129989216 gene encoding chromosome transmission fidelity protein 18 homolog isoform X1 — protein sequence MNMDYPTEEELYELQHQDELDALNDIEPSDPYGNDDFDPFSIYSSREPVSKKAKVNDCDSNQNVSTSIIGSHEHLQNKNFRTGEDKSSSSASVSCGSPKQSKEHSENAVENSPKSAERSTLEGSCYSSWTTSNIKRNLLFELNNTEENLDCDESLTSQTEKRKLSDLSDDSVQSGNTGKRRCNISESEIDISSIPSTSTQQPSYSRSFLNSSKETLTLTRSDGQRIYFSLNDEDDDSNKIESFSQKTSCLLQIPIHFLKFQYFAMEEKALKEQEEAQMENDCVMLEENKENIPEHSLWVEKYRPLSYMHLLSEEGINRTLLQWLKLWDKVVFGKEKKAKKKVAEPKKPNKYQKTWGELIEDLDEHGRPYHKVAFLCGPPGLGKTTLATIIARHAGYNVVEINASDDRNPEAFRTALEAATQMKSVLHQDHRPNCLILDEIDGAPAASINVLISFIKSAGIPKGQKRKKGDIPLLTRPIICICNDQYSAALKPLRQLALVLNFPSTATSRLASRLQEISSKEGLHVDMAALTLLCEKTCNDVRSCLSTLQFLHRSKKELKLSDLEGLQIGQKDMQKSLFGVWQDVFYYKEKKSFSNVLSVLQAFGDYEKVYIGLFENYLNIKFKHRNLDSVWMGSEWLCFVDIIQQQIAHQQLFFLIPYLPYPAVAFHVLFASNSYPHMSYPTAFYENRAKVSQLNNTLTSLIKDITASLKTFLNSAILLTDVFPFLVEIIKPNLRPVNTQLYSEREKNELRRVIELMLAFNLNYRQERSLEGTYNYVLDPNIEELIRFSDIKTKNVLTYSAKQMIAREVEMEQMRKGDSASDEKAKNVSKEKVSVHKPEPKIFQQKEISERPVLDFFGRQIIPTAKEDTENKKDPRDEEVWFHFKEGYSNAVRRTVHIKNLL from the exons ATGAACATGGATTATCCAACAGAAGAAGAATTGTATGAGCTTCAACATCAAGATGAATTGGATGCTTTAAATGATATAGAACCATCTGACC CTTACGGAAATGATGATTTTGATCCATTTTCAATTTACTCAAGCAGAGAACCTGTATCAAAGAAAGCAAAAGTGAATGATTGTGATTCAAATCAGAATGTTAGTACTTCTATTATTGGTTCCCATgaacatttgcaaaataaaaatttcaggacTGGTGAAG ATAAGTCTTCTAGTTCTGCTTCTGTTTCTTGTGGTTCTCCAAAGCAATCAAAAGAACATTCAGAGAATGCTGTTGAGAATTCTCCTAAAAGTGCAGAGAGAAGCACATTGGAAGGTTCCTGTTACTCTTCTTGGA ctacttctaatattaaaagaaatcttttatttgagTTGAATAATACAGAAGAAAATCTTGATTGTGATGAATCTTTAACATCCCAAACAGAGAAAAGAAAACTTAGTGATTTATCAGATGACAGTGTACAGTCAGGAAATACAg ggAAAAGAAGATGTAATATTAGTGAATCAGAAATAGATATTTCAAGTATTCCTTCAACATCTACTCAACAACCATCTTATTCAAGATCGTTTTTAAATAGTTCAAAGGAAACACTAACTCTTACTCGTTCAGATGGacagagaatttatttttcattgaatgatGAAGATGATGATTCTAATAAA ATTGAAAGTTTCAGTCAGAAAACTAGCTGTTTACTtcaaataccaatacattttcttaaatttcaatattttgccaTG gaAGAGAAAGCACTGAAAGAACAAGAAGAGGCACAAATGGAGAATGACTGTGTAATGcttgaagaaaataaagaaaatattcctgAGCATTCATTATGGGTTGAAAAATATCGCCCCTTATCATACATGCATCTCCTAAGTGAAgag GGCATCAATCGCACTCTTTTACAATGGTTAAAATTATGGGATAAAGTTGTgtttggaaaagaaaagaaagccaAGAAGAAAGTAGCAGAGCCAAAAAAACCTAACAAATATCAGAAGACTTGGGGGGAATTAATTGAG gATTTAGATGAGCATGGAAGACCTTACCAtaag GTAGCATTTTTATGTGGTCCACCTGGTTTAGGAAAAACTACATTAGCTACTATAATTGCCAGACATGCTGGTTATAATGTTGTAGAAATAAATGCGAG tgatgACCGAAATCCTGAGGCATTCAGAACAGCTTTGGAAGCTGCTACTCAAATGAAATCTGTTTTGCATCAAGATCATCGTCCAAATTGCTTAATATTGGATGAAATTGATGGTGCTCCTgct GCATctattaatgttttgatttctttcatCAAATCTGCTGGCATTCCAAAAGGCCAAAAACGTAAGAAAGGAGATATTCCTCTACTTACAAGAccaattatttgtatttgtaatgaTCA gtACAGTGCTGCTTTGAAACCACTTAGACAGTTAGCTTTGGTTTTAAATTTTCCTTCTACAGCAACATCTCGTTTAGCTTCTCGATTACaagag ATATCTTCAAAAGAAGGTTTACATGTAGATATGGCTGCTTTGACTTTACTTTGTGAAAAAACCTGTAATGATGTTCGATCATGTTTGTCAACTTTGCag tttctTCATAGAAGCAAAAAGGAACTGAAGTTATCTGACCTAGAGGGTTTACAAATTGGTCAAAAGGATATGCAGAAAAGTCTTTTTGGAGTATGGCAGGAcgtattttattacaaagaaaagaaatc attttcaaATGTGTTGAGTGTATTGCAAGCATTTGGAGATTATGAAAAAGTCTATATtggattatttgaaaattatctaaatattaaatttaagcacAGGAACTTAGATTca gtttgGATGGGCTCAGAATGGCTTTGTTTTGTTGATATAATACAGCAACAGATTGCTCACCAGCAGCTTTTCTTCTTAATACCATATCTTCCATATCCAGCTGTAGCTTTTCATGTACTTTTTGCATCTAATTCATATCCACATATGTCTTATCCAACTGCATTTTACGAA AATAGAGCAAAAGTGTCTCAGTTGAACAACACCTTAACAAGTTTAATCAAAGATATAACAGCATCTTTGAAAACATTTCTGAATTCTGCCATCTTATTGACAGATGTATTCCCTTTTCTGGTTGAAATTATCAAACCTAATTTAAGGCCT GTTAATACACAGTTGTACAGTGAACGAGAAAAGAATGAGCTAAGACGAGTAATTGAGTTGATGTTAGCATTTAATCTTAACTATCGTCAAGAAAGGTCACTAGAAGGAACCTACAATTATGTTTTAGATCC AAACATTGAAGAATTAATTAGATTTAgtgatattaaaacaaaaaacgtTTTAACTTATTCAGCAAAGCAGATGATTGCGAGAGAG GTGGAAATGGAACAAATGAGAAAGGGAGATTCTGCTTCAGATGAAAAAGCAAAAAAcgtttcaaaagaaaaagtttcTGTTCATAAACCAGAGCCAAAAATATTTCAGCAGAAGGAAATTTCTGAAAGG CCTGTTTTGGATTTCTTTGGGAGACAAATTATTCCAACTGCAAAAGAGGACACTGAAA ACAAGAAAGATCCAAGGGATGAAGAAGTCTGGTTCCACTTTAAAGAAGGGTATAGCAATGCCGTACGAAGAAcagttcatataaaaaatttgttataa
- the LOC129989216 gene encoding chromosome transmission fidelity protein 18 homolog isoform X2 → MNMDYPTEEELYELQHQDELDALNDIEPSDPYGNDDFDPFSIYSSREPVSKKAKVNDCDSNQNVSTSIIGSHEHLQNKNFRTGEDKSSSSASVSCGSPKQSKEHSENAVENSPKSAERSTLEATSNIKRNLLFELNNTEENLDCDESLTSQTEKRKLSDLSDDSVQSGNTGKRRCNISESEIDISSIPSTSTQQPSYSRSFLNSSKETLTLTRSDGQRIYFSLNDEDDDSNKIESFSQKTSCLLQIPIHFLKFQYFAMEEKALKEQEEAQMENDCVMLEENKENIPEHSLWVEKYRPLSYMHLLSEEGINRTLLQWLKLWDKVVFGKEKKAKKKVAEPKKPNKYQKTWGELIEDLDEHGRPYHKVAFLCGPPGLGKTTLATIIARHAGYNVVEINASDDRNPEAFRTALEAATQMKSVLHQDHRPNCLILDEIDGAPAASINVLISFIKSAGIPKGQKRKKGDIPLLTRPIICICNDQYSAALKPLRQLALVLNFPSTATSRLASRLQEISSKEGLHVDMAALTLLCEKTCNDVRSCLSTLQFLHRSKKELKLSDLEGLQIGQKDMQKSLFGVWQDVFYYKEKKSFSNVLSVLQAFGDYEKVYIGLFENYLNIKFKHRNLDSVWMGSEWLCFVDIIQQQIAHQQLFFLIPYLPYPAVAFHVLFASNSYPHMSYPTAFYENRAKVSQLNNTLTSLIKDITASLKTFLNSAILLTDVFPFLVEIIKPNLRPVNTQLYSEREKNELRRVIELMLAFNLNYRQERSLEGTYNYVLDPNIEELIRFSDIKTKNVLTYSAKQMIAREVEMEQMRKGDSASDEKAKNVSKEKVSVHKPEPKIFQQKEISERPVLDFFGRQIIPTAKEDTENKKDPRDEEVWFHFKEGYSNAVRRTVHIKNLL, encoded by the exons ATGAACATGGATTATCCAACAGAAGAAGAATTGTATGAGCTTCAACATCAAGATGAATTGGATGCTTTAAATGATATAGAACCATCTGACC CTTACGGAAATGATGATTTTGATCCATTTTCAATTTACTCAAGCAGAGAACCTGTATCAAAGAAAGCAAAAGTGAATGATTGTGATTCAAATCAGAATGTTAGTACTTCTATTATTGGTTCCCATgaacatttgcaaaataaaaatttcaggacTGGTGAAG ATAAGTCTTCTAGTTCTGCTTCTGTTTCTTGTGGTTCTCCAAAGCAATCAAAAGAACATTCAGAGAATGCTGTTGAGAATTCTCCTAAAAGTGCAGAGAGAAGCACATTGGAAG ctacttctaatattaaaagaaatcttttatttgagTTGAATAATACAGAAGAAAATCTTGATTGTGATGAATCTTTAACATCCCAAACAGAGAAAAGAAAACTTAGTGATTTATCAGATGACAGTGTACAGTCAGGAAATACAg ggAAAAGAAGATGTAATATTAGTGAATCAGAAATAGATATTTCAAGTATTCCTTCAACATCTACTCAACAACCATCTTATTCAAGATCGTTTTTAAATAGTTCAAAGGAAACACTAACTCTTACTCGTTCAGATGGacagagaatttatttttcattgaatgatGAAGATGATGATTCTAATAAA ATTGAAAGTTTCAGTCAGAAAACTAGCTGTTTACTtcaaataccaatacattttcttaaatttcaatattttgccaTG gaAGAGAAAGCACTGAAAGAACAAGAAGAGGCACAAATGGAGAATGACTGTGTAATGcttgaagaaaataaagaaaatattcctgAGCATTCATTATGGGTTGAAAAATATCGCCCCTTATCATACATGCATCTCCTAAGTGAAgag GGCATCAATCGCACTCTTTTACAATGGTTAAAATTATGGGATAAAGTTGTgtttggaaaagaaaagaaagccaAGAAGAAAGTAGCAGAGCCAAAAAAACCTAACAAATATCAGAAGACTTGGGGGGAATTAATTGAG gATTTAGATGAGCATGGAAGACCTTACCAtaag GTAGCATTTTTATGTGGTCCACCTGGTTTAGGAAAAACTACATTAGCTACTATAATTGCCAGACATGCTGGTTATAATGTTGTAGAAATAAATGCGAG tgatgACCGAAATCCTGAGGCATTCAGAACAGCTTTGGAAGCTGCTACTCAAATGAAATCTGTTTTGCATCAAGATCATCGTCCAAATTGCTTAATATTGGATGAAATTGATGGTGCTCCTgct GCATctattaatgttttgatttctttcatCAAATCTGCTGGCATTCCAAAAGGCCAAAAACGTAAGAAAGGAGATATTCCTCTACTTACAAGAccaattatttgtatttgtaatgaTCA gtACAGTGCTGCTTTGAAACCACTTAGACAGTTAGCTTTGGTTTTAAATTTTCCTTCTACAGCAACATCTCGTTTAGCTTCTCGATTACaagag ATATCTTCAAAAGAAGGTTTACATGTAGATATGGCTGCTTTGACTTTACTTTGTGAAAAAACCTGTAATGATGTTCGATCATGTTTGTCAACTTTGCag tttctTCATAGAAGCAAAAAGGAACTGAAGTTATCTGACCTAGAGGGTTTACAAATTGGTCAAAAGGATATGCAGAAAAGTCTTTTTGGAGTATGGCAGGAcgtattttattacaaagaaaagaaatc attttcaaATGTGTTGAGTGTATTGCAAGCATTTGGAGATTATGAAAAAGTCTATATtggattatttgaaaattatctaaatattaaatttaagcacAGGAACTTAGATTca gtttgGATGGGCTCAGAATGGCTTTGTTTTGTTGATATAATACAGCAACAGATTGCTCACCAGCAGCTTTTCTTCTTAATACCATATCTTCCATATCCAGCTGTAGCTTTTCATGTACTTTTTGCATCTAATTCATATCCACATATGTCTTATCCAACTGCATTTTACGAA AATAGAGCAAAAGTGTCTCAGTTGAACAACACCTTAACAAGTTTAATCAAAGATATAACAGCATCTTTGAAAACATTTCTGAATTCTGCCATCTTATTGACAGATGTATTCCCTTTTCTGGTTGAAATTATCAAACCTAATTTAAGGCCT GTTAATACACAGTTGTACAGTGAACGAGAAAAGAATGAGCTAAGACGAGTAATTGAGTTGATGTTAGCATTTAATCTTAACTATCGTCAAGAAAGGTCACTAGAAGGAACCTACAATTATGTTTTAGATCC AAACATTGAAGAATTAATTAGATTTAgtgatattaaaacaaaaaacgtTTTAACTTATTCAGCAAAGCAGATGATTGCGAGAGAG GTGGAAATGGAACAAATGAGAAAGGGAGATTCTGCTTCAGATGAAAAAGCAAAAAAcgtttcaaaagaaaaagtttcTGTTCATAAACCAGAGCCAAAAATATTTCAGCAGAAGGAAATTTCTGAAAGG CCTGTTTTGGATTTCTTTGGGAGACAAATTATTCCAACTGCAAAAGAGGACACTGAAA ACAAGAAAGATCCAAGGGATGAAGAAGTCTGGTTCCACTTTAAAGAAGGGTATAGCAATGCCGTACGAAGAAcagttcatataaaaaatttgttataa